The nucleotide window AGGGAATTACACGCGACACAATGGAGAGCCTCGGTAACCAGCTCACCGGTTTTATGGGTTCGTCCGATAAGGTGATTAGCGTCGATGGCAGTATCGATCCCCAGAGTGCGTTTGAGTTTTTGCCGGCCGGTATCCGGTACGCGCTCTATCAAAAAGAAGACAAAATCGTCGACACTGGTGTCCGCGACGACACTCTCAAGCACTGTTGGGAGCAACTTGCGCGGACCACTTCATTCAAACAAACTTTGAGTCATGGTGAGGCTGTGGCATTTCGGGCCGGAAGCTTTCGATTCATTGCGATGTCGGATGTGGAACGCGACCCGTTAAGCTGGGAAATAGCCCGTCTGCGTTTGACATGGCTCGACCGTTTAAGCCGCGAGCGTCTCCAGAATCTTACTGACGAACTAACCGGACTTTACTCTCGAAAGAAATTTGTCATTGAGATGCAGAAACGAGAGGGGCCGGTAACGCTGGCGCTGATCAACCCGCGTCACCTGAAGATGATAAATAACATCTACACCACTCGAATCGGTGACCAATTACTGGCTGAACTGGGTCGTATGCTTATACGTCAGTTCTCTTTTGAGAATTGCTACCGACTCTATTCGGGGCGCTTTGGAGTCGTTTTTCCCGATGAAGCGGCGGCGCGCAAGGGCAGTGAAGAGCTGCTGGCTCATTTTGAGCACACAGCGCTTAAGGTTGTTTCACCGGTAACCCATGATGTGTTGCGGATGAGGTTGGAGCTTCAGATAGCGATAGCCACGGGCCGAGAAAGTGTACTGGACAACGCGACCATTACGCTGACGCACCTCAGGGATGTTGATGGGAGCATGGTTGTTTATGGCGACACCACAAAGAGCCGGGTCCAAGAAGAAGCCCAATGGGTCGACAGACTGCATTACGCCATGGAACATGACGGTGTGGTTCCTGTCTTTCAAGGGATCCACAACAACAAAACTGGAGTGATCGATAAGTTCGAAGCCTTAATGCGCATCGACCATATGGGTGTGATTTATGGGCCTTTCCATTTTATGGATGCTGCGCTCAATCATGGTTTTTATCCCCGCCTCACGGAAACGATGATTGAGAAAACTTTCAGAACATTTGCGGGTCGCACAGAATCGGTCAGCATCAATGTCATGCTCAATGATATTGTGAGGCCCGATTTTCTACCCTTTATCCATGAGAAGGCCCTCAAGCATAATATGGATATGTCGCGCCTCGTGATTGAGTTTGTTGAATCGTCAGATTTGGACGACTACACAGAGTTGGTTCACGATACGATTAACCAGTTACACGAGTGGGGTGCCAAGGTTGCAATCGATGATTTTGGGTCAGGTTACGCCAACTTTAAATACCTAAAGACACTCGGTGTAGACATACTCAAAATAGACGGCTCGTTGATTAGTAATTTGGATGAGAGTGAATCCGACAAGGCGATTGTTGGTGCTATCGCACAGATGGCGAGAAACTTAAAAATAGATACGATTGCCGAGTTTGTAGAAAATCAGGCGATTCAAGATTTAGTTTGTGAGTTGGGTATCGAGTGGTCTCAGGGTTACCACTTTTCTAAGCCAGCACTCATCGAAATCTAGAACGAGCATTCGAGCAAGTTTACGAACGCACTCACAAAACATCGATTGTCTCGCTCTTGAGCTTAGTTGCAGTCGCGATTCATTTAGGCTTTCTGTTAGGATGACGCCGTGTTGATGAGAATAATCTTAAATACGTTTCTGCTCTTGGCTTTGGCGAGCTGTGCGACTGCCTTGCCAGCATTTCCTCCAGCGGTCATCCCACCAAGCCCAAGTGCCACTGAATGGCCAGATGCAGGGGCTGCGGTTTTAGACGATATTAGGACGTTAGAATACAGGGAGACTTCGGCCGGAGACCGCCAGAGGCTGATTGCGGTGTTGGTTCACCGGCTTCGCTATAAAGTACTCACTCCACGAGGTCTGCGCCATGCAACAATGAAATTGCC belongs to Deltaproteobacteria bacterium and includes:
- a CDS encoding GGDEF domain-containing protein translates to MARSSDVTNDQEKFRGMQDNLKKLVQDVFGFDVRFDVSREAQPGWHVVELTGVNYCMHVPEAAAEWIPRLEKLMATCVGYEIQQGITRDTMESLGNQLTGFMGSSDKVISVDGSIDPQSAFEFLPAGIRYALYQKEDKIVDTGVRDDTLKHCWEQLARTTSFKQTLSHGEAVAFRAGSFRFIAMSDVERDPLSWEIARLRLTWLDRLSRERLQNLTDELTGLYSRKKFVIEMQKREGPVTLALINPRHLKMINNIYTTRIGDQLLAELGRMLIRQFSFENCYRLYSGRFGVVFPDEAAARKGSEELLAHFEHTALKVVSPVTHDVLRMRLELQIAIATGRESVLDNATITLTHLRDVDGSMVVYGDTTKSRVQEEAQWVDRLHYAMEHDGVVPVFQGIHNNKTGVIDKFEALMRIDHMGVIYGPFHFMDAALNHGFYPRLTETMIEKTFRTFAGRTESVSINVMLNDIVRPDFLPFIHEKALKHNMDMSRLVIEFVESSDLDDYTELVHDTINQLHEWGAKVAIDDFGSGYANFKYLKTLGVDILKIDGSLISNLDESESDKAIVGAIAQMARNLKIDTIAEFVENQAIQDLVCELGIEWSQGYHFSKPALIEI